A genomic window from Thalassoroseus pseudoceratinae includes:
- a CDS encoding DUF6122 family protein — MPVDTEIFRHLIHYSCHLIVPFAFAKLFWGGNWRMAGFIMLATMLIDLDHLLADPIFDPNRCSIGFHPLHTIWAAVGYGCLLLIPSWKWRAVSVGCLWHLCVDLIDCQLGGL, encoded by the coding sequence ATGCCGGTTGACACCGAGATATTTCGCCATCTGATTCACTACTCCTGCCACCTCATCGTGCCCTTTGCTTTCGCCAAGCTGTTTTGGGGAGGAAACTGGCGGATGGCCGGGTTCATTATGCTGGCCACCATGTTGATCGACTTGGACCACCTGCTCGCCGACCCCATTTTCGATCCGAATCGGTGCAGCATCGGTTTCCACCCACTCCACACGATCTGGGCTGCCGTTGGGTATGGCTGTCTACTCCTGATCCCATCTTGGAAATGGCGGGCCGTCTCGGTCGGCTGCCTCTGGCATCTTTGCGTCGACCTCATCGATTGCCAACTCGGCGGGTTGTAG
- a CDS encoding efflux RND transporter permease subunit translates to MSLPKFSVENRVLVNMLMLVVLIGGGVFAVTLVREMFPESRPDKLSIAVVYPAESPQELEKAVTIKIEESLREIDEIEKIDSTVTEGFSSTTVTLFNDVNDINPVLQEVKNQVDAIEDLPDEIEQITIRKLEPMLPVISVAIFGSGDEAGLKRAAREMRDDLLLLPGITNVSITGTRDDEISVEIRPERLLEYNVTFDEVADAIRRTNLDVSGGRLKGDRANISVRTLGEESQGFELEDIVVRTMPDGRSLTVSDLAIVRDEFIETDLESYFNSYPAVECTVFKNSTQDAIQIANLVRGYVKGKQGLPFDPYGYDEAYAAPWYSKPFLLVKASLGPIINKISGKPDPVEYYERSKQNPFRHSYQLAMHNNLARFVEGRLDLMLRNGQSGLLLVLISLMLFLNWRVAFWAAVGLPVSFLGTFIVMGWLGVSINLLSMFGLIIVLGIIVDDAIVIGENIYRHVEEGMPAMRAAVHGTEEVMWPVIIAVTTTIAAFSPLLFIKGQIGDFMGELPLVVLAALSVSLLEALVILPAHLCHLPSPKKKSAADVEHESRWARFQHSRDAFLHGWLAGQYERLLRFTMRWRYVTLTTAFSLLLIAGGLVIGNIVPFEFIQKMDSETLIAQMEMPVGTNAEVVKARLQALSDATVALPEVDSVQMIVARQYDFGGAGAVGTSDQSHLGQIVVELKPSDERDELGMRSSTEILVELRAVSAKLPGVNSVAWEAQSGGPGGKDLEIRLSGSNLDELVVAADELKAALSKYDGVEDLDDNHDRGLREVRLRLKPSAEPTGVTVGQLGMHVRSAVYGREARRLTRNREDVKIMVRYPEQFRQSVYNIESMWIPVGATPLDRKWIPLSEVANVTEDQSYASISRAQQQRAISVFGDVDPAKIKSQEVLAGLRAEFLPELAKTHPDVRVEFLGQAEEMSKSFSSLRIAFPVALLLIFMLLAGLFRSYAQPFVVMSAIPFGFFGAVIGHWVTDNPVTILSLIGMVALSGILVNDSLVLVDFINSRIRSGIEEFEANVQGAKLRLRAILLTTATTVAGLTPLMFETSFQAKFLIPMAVTLTFGLMFATALTLIIVPCLNMVFFDLRYLVTGKKESEEAVSESEPEEEFVAVS, encoded by the coding sequence ATGTCATTGCCGAAATTTAGCGTCGAAAACCGCGTGTTGGTCAACATGCTGATGCTTGTGGTCCTGATAGGTGGCGGCGTCTTCGCGGTGACGCTCGTGCGGGAGATGTTTCCCGAAAGCCGGCCGGACAAACTGTCCATCGCGGTGGTCTACCCGGCCGAATCGCCACAAGAACTCGAAAAAGCCGTCACCATCAAGATCGAGGAATCTCTGCGGGAGATCGACGAGATCGAGAAGATCGACTCAACCGTGACCGAAGGTTTCTCCAGCACCACCGTGACGTTGTTCAACGATGTGAACGACATCAACCCCGTCTTGCAGGAAGTGAAAAACCAAGTCGATGCGATCGAGGATTTGCCGGACGAGATCGAGCAGATCACGATCCGAAAACTCGAGCCGATGTTGCCGGTGATCAGTGTGGCGATTTTCGGTAGTGGCGACGAGGCCGGTTTGAAGCGAGCCGCTCGGGAGATGCGGGACGACTTGTTACTGCTGCCCGGCATCACAAACGTGAGCATCACAGGCACACGCGATGATGAAATCAGCGTGGAAATTCGGCCGGAACGATTGCTGGAATACAACGTCACCTTTGATGAAGTCGCCGATGCCATCCGCCGCACAAACTTGGATGTTTCGGGGGGACGGCTCAAAGGCGATCGGGCGAATATCTCCGTGCGAACACTTGGGGAGGAAAGCCAGGGGTTCGAGCTGGAAGATATCGTCGTCCGCACGATGCCGGATGGTCGGAGTCTCACGGTGAGCGATCTCGCGATCGTGCGGGACGAGTTTATCGAGACAGACTTGGAAAGTTACTTCAACAGTTACCCGGCCGTCGAATGTACGGTCTTCAAGAACTCCACGCAGGACGCCATTCAAATTGCCAACTTGGTGCGGGGGTACGTTAAAGGTAAGCAGGGGTTGCCGTTCGATCCGTATGGTTATGACGAAGCATACGCCGCACCGTGGTACAGCAAGCCGTTCCTGTTGGTGAAGGCGTCGCTGGGACCGATCATCAACAAGATCAGCGGCAAACCGGACCCCGTCGAGTACTACGAACGCAGCAAGCAGAATCCGTTTCGACATTCCTACCAACTCGCCATGCACAACAATTTGGCTCGCTTCGTCGAAGGTCGATTGGATTTGATGCTGCGAAACGGGCAAAGCGGGCTGCTGTTGGTGTTGATTTCGCTGATGCTCTTTCTGAACTGGCGGGTTGCGTTTTGGGCGGCGGTCGGTTTGCCGGTGTCGTTTCTCGGCACGTTCATCGTAATGGGTTGGCTGGGAGTTTCGATCAATCTGCTTTCGATGTTCGGATTGATCATCGTGCTGGGAATTATCGTCGACGATGCCATCGTCATCGGTGAGAACATTTACCGTCACGTCGAGGAGGGGATGCCCGCCATGCGGGCGGCGGTGCACGGCACGGAAGAGGTAATGTGGCCGGTGATTATCGCCGTCACCACCACGATTGCGGCCTTCAGTCCGTTGTTGTTCATTAAGGGGCAAATCGGTGACTTCATGGGCGAGTTGCCGTTGGTCGTGCTGGCGGCGTTGTCGGTTTCGTTGTTGGAAGCCCTGGTGATTTTGCCGGCTCACTTGTGCCATCTGCCCTCGCCGAAAAAGAAATCAGCGGCGGATGTCGAACATGAATCCCGCTGGGCAAGGTTTCAGCACTCTCGAGATGCCTTCCTGCACGGTTGGTTGGCTGGGCAATATGAACGGCTGCTGCGATTCACCATGCGATGGCGATACGTCACGCTGACGACGGCGTTTTCGTTATTGTTGATCGCCGGGGGATTGGTGATTGGGAATATCGTGCCGTTTGAGTTCATTCAAAAGATGGACAGCGAAACCCTCATCGCGCAAATGGAAATGCCCGTCGGCACCAACGCCGAGGTGGTGAAAGCCCGGTTGCAAGCTCTCAGTGATGCCACCGTCGCGTTGCCGGAAGTGGACTCCGTGCAGATGATCGTCGCTCGACAATACGACTTCGGTGGAGCAGGGGCGGTCGGCACGAGTGATCAGTCCCACTTGGGGCAAATCGTCGTTGAGCTCAAACCGTCCGACGAACGGGACGAGCTCGGCATGCGATCTAGCACGGAAATTCTGGTGGAACTGCGGGCGGTTTCCGCGAAGTTGCCGGGCGTAAATTCCGTCGCCTGGGAAGCTCAGAGCGGTGGTCCGGGCGGGAAGGATTTGGAAATTCGCCTGAGTGGGAGTAATCTCGATGAACTTGTGGTCGCGGCGGATGAACTCAAGGCGGCGTTGTCGAAATACGATGGCGTGGAAGACTTGGATGACAACCACGACCGTGGCTTGCGGGAAGTGCGTCTGCGTCTGAAACCATCCGCCGAACCGACCGGTGTGACCGTCGGGCAACTTGGGATGCATGTGCGGTCGGCGGTTTACGGTCGCGAAGCCCGCCGGCTGACCCGAAATCGGGAAGATGTCAAGATCATGGTGCGGTATCCCGAGCAATTCCGCCAAAGCGTTTACAATATCGAGTCGATGTGGATTCCCGTCGGAGCCACCCCGTTGGATCGGAAATGGATTCCGCTTTCGGAAGTCGCGAATGTCACCGAAGATCAGAGTTACGCATCCATTAGTCGCGCTCAGCAGCAACGAGCCATCAGCGTGTTCGGCGATGTCGACCCGGCGAAGATCAAATCGCAAGAAGTGCTCGCCGGTTTAAGAGCCGAATTCCTACCCGAGCTTGCCAAAACCCATCCGGACGTTCGTGTTGAATTCCTGGGACAAGCCGAAGAAATGAGCAAATCATTTTCGAGCTTGCGAATCGCGTTTCCCGTTGCTTTGCTGCTGATCTTTATGTTGTTGGCCGGTTTGTTTCGGTCCTACGCACAACCGTTCGTTGTGATGAGTGCGATTCCGTTCGGTTTCTTCGGAGCCGTGATCGGACATTGGGTCACCGACAACCCCGTCACAATTTTGAGCCTCATCGGTATGGTCGCGTTGTCAGGCATTCTTGTGAACGATTCACTCGTGCTTGTCGACTTTATCAATAGTCGGATTCGCAGTGGCATTGAGGAATTTGAAGCCAACGTGCAAGGTGCGAAGCTCCGCTTGCGAGCGATTCTTCTGACCACCGCCACGACCGTTGCCGGGCTCACGCCGTTGATGTTCGAGACGAGTTTTCAGGCGAAATTCCTGATTCCAATGGCGGTCACACTCACCTTCGGCCTGATGTTCGCCACCGCTCTAACGCTGATCATTGTACCGTGTTTGAACATGGTCTTCTTCGATCTGCGTTACCTCGTCACTGGCAAAAAGGAATCCGAAGAAGCCGTCAGCGAATCCGAACCGGAAGAAGAATTCGTTGCGGTTTCGTGA
- the rnc gene encoding ribonuclease III translates to MSNAPRIETIADRLELCQQQIGYQFRDLALLQRCLTHASAANSREECNERLEFLGDAILGAVVCDLLFQMFPDATEGELTRIKSAVVSRHTCAIVCGELKLESCLILGKGLSGGQRVPSSIRAAVIESLVAGVYLDGGYPDAVAFVSRIMNRQIEQTGQRSRTRNFKSQLQQLAQKDLGETPVYRLLDEKGPDHSKCFEVSAIIGQQVFPPAWGPTKKEAEQQAACNALHDIQKTTEEAESDDF, encoded by the coding sequence ATGTCGAACGCACCGCGGATCGAGACGATCGCCGATCGATTGGAACTCTGCCAACAGCAAATTGGCTATCAATTTCGCGACCTCGCCTTGCTTCAACGGTGTCTGACCCACGCCTCCGCCGCCAATTCCCGCGAGGAATGCAACGAACGCTTGGAATTTCTCGGGGATGCCATTCTCGGGGCCGTCGTTTGTGATTTGTTGTTCCAAATGTTCCCTGATGCCACCGAAGGCGAACTCACACGAATCAAATCCGCTGTCGTCAGTCGGCACACGTGTGCGATTGTCTGTGGCGAATTGAAACTCGAATCGTGCTTGATTTTGGGAAAAGGTCTGAGTGGTGGACAGCGGGTTCCCTCCTCAATTCGGGCAGCGGTGATTGAATCTCTAGTTGCCGGTGTCTACTTAGATGGTGGATACCCCGATGCGGTGGCGTTCGTTTCACGAATCATGAACCGTCAGATCGAACAAACCGGCCAACGCAGTCGCACACGAAACTTCAAAAGCCAACTGCAACAACTGGCTCAAAAGGATCTCGGCGAGACCCCCGTCTATCGGTTGCTGGACGAAAAAGGCCCCGACCATTCCAAATGCTTTGAGGTCTCAGCGATCATCGGCCAACAGGTGTTTCCACCCGCCTGGGGACCAACCAAGAAAGAGGCCGAGCAACAAGCGGCCTGCAACGCCCTGCACGATATCCAAAAAACCACTGAAGAAGCCGAGTCAGACGATTTCTAA
- a CDS encoding aminotransferase-like domain-containing protein yields MTNKATIEPRDPSSPPAKLSQRWRWASKGMIGFLMQQGVENPDVISLAAGLVDPGSLPVSTTRSAFQAMMADDALARTALQYGTTSGAMRLRKQLVSHLANREGMSPDDPRLGTDRFVLTTGSQQLLSLVAEVLFDPGDICLVASPTYFVFLGVLDGVGARAIPVATDENGMQPAALESELQRLKGVGELDRVKLVYLVSDFENPSGYCLSDDRRQAVLEIARRWSREHRLFVLEDAAYRELRYDGSPQTSLLNMDPDGEHVIHAGTFSKSFSPGLRVGFGVVPADLHQAVCVRKGNEDFGSANFNQHLLATVFEQGLYGPHVESVRDAYRVKRDAMLTAADRYFSDIPGVHWMHPEGGLYVWMSLPEEIATGFDSELFHHTVHETGMMYVPGEICFASGDPNGDDRPTNHMRLSFGVQDPAGIDEAMKRLATSVRAMR; encoded by the coding sequence ATGACTAACAAGGCCACCATCGAACCGCGTGATCCATCGAGTCCCCCCGCGAAACTTAGCCAGCGTTGGCGTTGGGCGAGCAAGGGGATGATCGGTTTTTTGATGCAGCAGGGTGTTGAGAACCCCGATGTCATTTCGCTGGCGGCAGGATTGGTTGACCCGGGGAGTCTGCCGGTGTCCACGACGCGATCCGCTTTTCAAGCCATGATGGCCGACGATGCATTGGCGAGAACGGCGTTGCAGTACGGAACCACATCCGGGGCTATGCGGCTGCGGAAACAGTTGGTGAGTCACTTGGCGAATCGAGAGGGCATGTCGCCGGATGATCCGCGATTGGGCACCGATCGGTTTGTTCTGACAACGGGATCGCAGCAGTTACTGTCATTGGTGGCAGAAGTGTTGTTTGATCCGGGTGATATCTGTTTGGTGGCGTCGCCGACGTATTTTGTGTTTCTTGGGGTACTTGATGGCGTTGGAGCGCGGGCGATTCCCGTAGCGACCGACGAAAATGGCATGCAACCGGCGGCGTTGGAATCGGAACTTCAACGCTTGAAAGGTGTTGGGGAACTGGATCGCGTGAAGTTGGTGTATCTGGTCAGCGATTTTGAGAACCCGAGCGGATACTGTTTATCTGACGATCGTCGGCAAGCGGTTCTCGAAATTGCCCGGCGATGGTCCCGTGAGCATCGGTTGTTTGTGCTCGAAGACGCCGCGTATCGCGAGTTGCGTTACGACGGTTCTCCGCAAACGAGCTTGTTGAATATGGATCCGGATGGCGAACACGTGATTCACGCCGGAACGTTCTCCAAGAGTTTTTCGCCCGGTCTGCGAGTCGGGTTTGGAGTCGTGCCGGCGGACTTGCATCAGGCAGTTTGCGTCCGAAAGGGAAATGAAGACTTCGGGTCGGCGAATTTCAATCAGCACTTGTTGGCAACTGTATTTGAGCAAGGTTTGTACGGTCCGCATGTGGAGTCCGTCCGTGACGCCTATCGCGTCAAACGTGATGCCATGCTGACCGCTGCCGATCGGTATTTTTCCGACATTCCCGGAGTGCATTGGATGCATCCGGAAGGCGGACTGTACGTGTGGATGTCGTTGCCGGAGGAAATCGCGACCGGCTTCGACAGCGAGCTTTTCCATCATACGGTGCACGAGACCGGTATGATGTACGTGCCGGGGGAGATTTGTTTTGCCTCCGGCGATCCCAACGGCGACGACCGGCCGACAAATCACATGCGACTCAGTTTTGGTGTGCAAGACCCGGCGGGGATTGACGAGGCGATGAAACGCTTGGCAACTTCGGTCCGCGCGATGAGGTAA
- a CDS encoding MBL fold metallo-hydrolase, with protein sequence MEPRREIFPHVIEMNYQARRRLGCCVYLVFDDNNNWMLIDIGYTDTVDEIVEMARRMDFPLANCRYLVATHADVDHIQGLKRAKELLPEAEIVGHPDTAELLREGDRIATYAEITAQDISLEMPPVKVDRLINEGDTLTVGNLEFEVWHTPGHTNGQLSFRMGNLLFSGDNIYRDGCVGNIDAHHGSDIPDFIESLTRIRNSDAEWLLPSHGPPFRKDDKQLQATIDRLDGYQHMADFGTCAVDWPLLDEWEDELVKGFQPD encoded by the coding sequence ATGGAACCGAGACGTGAAATATTTCCACACGTCATCGAAATGAACTACCAAGCCCGAAGACGTTTGGGCTGCTGTGTTTATCTCGTCTTCGACGACAACAACAATTGGATGCTCATCGACATCGGCTACACCGACACGGTGGATGAAATCGTCGAAATGGCTCGACGCATGGACTTCCCGCTGGCGAATTGTCGGTACTTGGTCGCCACTCATGCGGATGTCGATCACATCCAAGGACTCAAACGTGCCAAGGAATTGCTGCCGGAAGCAGAAATCGTTGGTCATCCGGACACAGCGGAATTGTTGCGAGAAGGTGATCGAATTGCCACTTACGCAGAGATTACCGCTCAAGACATTTCGCTCGAAATGCCGCCTGTCAAAGTCGATCGGTTGATCAACGAAGGCGACACCCTCACCGTGGGGAATTTGGAATTCGAGGTCTGGCACACCCCGGGGCACACGAACGGCCAACTTTCTTTCCGAATGGGTAACCTTTTATTCAGCGGCGACAATATCTATCGTGACGGCTGTGTTGGGAACATCGATGCTCATCATGGATCGGACATCCCGGATTTCATTGAATCGCTGACGCGAATTCGCAATTCGGATGCCGAATGGTTACTGCCCAGCCACGGACCGCCGTTCCGCAAGGATGACAAACAACTTCAAGCCACAATCGACCGTCTCGACGGATACCAACACATGGCCGACTTCGGTACGTGTGCCGTTGACTGGCCGTTGCTTGACGAATGGGAAGACGAACTTGTAAAAGGGTTCCAACCCGATTAA
- a CDS encoding efflux RND transporter permease subunit yields MKHFFERRDFWGNHSALWVLVGMAFILPMSLAALRTLEIDNDVTGWLPKNDPQALTYQWYQEVFPSEDQILVSWDNSSLNDPRLAEFQRRLSPPTTEHSSQTGEVPYIRSVLSPHDVIQRMKNGGVSEQKAIEQLTGVLIGEGSLKVQLDASAKPELETVEAAIVEQVRDQVGLDVVIERPIPYATEETDGAEDSDQPTYPRKPFDFAVRWPGMHSQNGQVDDVRNVVKNVALSDGSQPIDAVFQEAGDPIALGVVLSPAHHGHTQDVIRTIREAAKASGIPPETVHMGGRAIAGSELNRKVNETIWDASVPWWQIHRSSPVLLSMLVSAVVVFFMLRSVRLTTLVLVATSFAVILSVSVIPWTGGIVSTVLVVMPPLLAVLTLSAAIHVANYWKHAAIYSREHAIVQACKMARQPCILASLTTAIGLVSLATSSLSPVKNFGLYCASGCVISLVVVLYGLPALLVYWPCKRPYRAEVEHTRWQQLADVLVDHWRKISLAGIAFFLVCVCGLWFFRTETKVIRYFAEDSEVVQDYQFLEDQLSGITPADILVRFSKDAQSELNFYERSELIRKIEHDLRDHAEVSGTISLADFLAFEPPSDEATGRDHWKFNLRVNHTQKRLREGDEVGASSLYTVAEAPFILEQAGGQRTQVFPGDEIWRITAQVSVLSERSYAELVGRWHDPETYPGDLNVIVQSNLKDHAGTFHVITGMVPLFLQTQEAVLSSLINSFGIAFCIIGVIMMILLRSMTSGLITMVPNVLPVGIVFGLISWYGLPVDIGTMVTASVALGIAVDGTLHLLTWFRKGILDGMSRHEAIARALGHCGPALWQTSATVAIGMLMLYPSELLIVSRFGWLMAALISAALVADLIVLPALLAGPLGALIERAVWQRHGEPVPVGYVHPHLPTGPHTHMVSVSPHEHTVID; encoded by the coding sequence ATGAAGCATTTCTTTGAACGACGCGATTTCTGGGGCAACCACAGCGCTCTTTGGGTGCTGGTGGGGATGGCATTTATCCTGCCAATGAGCTTAGCCGCGTTGCGCACCCTGGAAATTGACAACGACGTCACCGGTTGGTTGCCAAAGAACGACCCACAAGCTCTGACCTACCAGTGGTATCAAGAAGTTTTCCCTAGCGAAGACCAGATCCTCGTCTCGTGGGACAACAGTTCGCTCAACGATCCCCGACTCGCAGAATTTCAGAGACGACTGTCCCCACCAACAACCGAACACAGCTCGCAGACCGGCGAAGTCCCCTACATTCGCAGTGTTCTCAGCCCGCATGATGTCATTCAGCGGATGAAGAATGGCGGAGTTAGTGAACAAAAAGCAATCGAGCAACTCACGGGAGTCCTCATTGGTGAAGGCTCCCTGAAAGTCCAACTCGACGCATCAGCGAAGCCCGAGTTGGAAACCGTTGAAGCCGCTATTGTTGAGCAAGTTCGTGATCAGGTCGGTTTGGATGTGGTCATCGAACGACCAATCCCATATGCCACCGAGGAAACGGACGGAGCGGAAGACTCCGATCAACCAACCTACCCACGAAAGCCATTCGACTTCGCAGTGCGTTGGCCGGGAATGCACTCGCAAAACGGGCAAGTTGATGATGTCCGCAATGTTGTGAAGAACGTGGCACTGTCTGACGGTTCCCAACCGATCGACGCAGTCTTCCAAGAAGCCGGTGATCCGATCGCGTTGGGTGTGGTGTTGTCTCCAGCCCACCATGGACACACCCAAGATGTCATTCGGACGATCCGCGAAGCGGCCAAGGCGTCGGGAATTCCTCCAGAGACCGTTCACATGGGCGGCCGAGCCATCGCAGGTTCCGAGTTGAACCGCAAGGTGAATGAAACCATTTGGGACGCATCCGTTCCATGGTGGCAAATCCACCGGAGCTCCCCTGTCCTGCTGTCGATGCTGGTTTCGGCAGTTGTGGTATTCTTTATGCTGCGAAGCGTCCGATTGACGACGCTGGTCTTAGTCGCCACTTCGTTCGCCGTTATTTTGAGCGTCAGCGTCATTCCTTGGACCGGCGGAATTGTGTCGACCGTCTTGGTGGTGATGCCACCTCTGTTGGCGGTTCTGACGTTGTCCGCGGCGATTCACGTTGCGAACTACTGGAAACACGCCGCCATTTATTCCCGTGAACACGCCATCGTTCAAGCGTGCAAGATGGCCCGCCAGCCATGTATTCTTGCCAGCCTGACGACCGCGATTGGTTTGGTTTCCCTGGCAACCAGCTCGCTAAGCCCTGTCAAGAACTTCGGTTTGTACTGTGCCAGTGGTTGCGTGATTTCGCTTGTTGTCGTCTTGTACGGTTTGCCGGCGTTGCTCGTCTATTGGCCTTGCAAGCGTCCTTATCGCGCGGAAGTCGAGCACACCCGATGGCAACAACTCGCGGATGTGCTGGTGGACCACTGGCGAAAAATCTCTCTCGCTGGCATCGCTTTCTTCTTAGTTTGCGTTTGTGGATTGTGGTTCTTCCGTACGGAAACGAAAGTCATTCGGTACTTCGCAGAAGACTCCGAAGTCGTTCAGGACTACCAATTCCTTGAAGATCAACTTTCGGGAATCACTCCGGCCGATATCCTGGTTCGGTTCAGTAAAGACGCTCAGAGTGAATTGAATTTCTACGAGCGGTCCGAACTGATCCGCAAGATTGAACACGACTTGCGTGACCATGCGGAAGTCAGCGGCACGATCTCATTGGCTGACTTTCTTGCCTTTGAACCACCTAGCGATGAAGCGACCGGTCGGGATCATTGGAAGTTCAACCTTCGCGTGAATCACACCCAAAAGCGGTTGCGAGAAGGTGACGAAGTCGGGGCCTCCTCGTTGTACACGGTTGCAGAAGCACCGTTCATCCTTGAACAAGCGGGTGGCCAGCGAACGCAGGTGTTTCCTGGCGACGAAATCTGGCGAATCACCGCTCAGGTCTCCGTGCTCTCCGAACGTAGTTACGCCGAGTTGGTGGGTCGATGGCATGATCCGGAGACATACCCCGGTGATTTGAACGTCATCGTGCAATCGAATCTGAAAGACCACGCCGGGACGTTCCACGTGATCACGGGAATGGTTCCGTTGTTCCTGCAGACCCAGGAAGCCGTGCTAAGCAGCTTGATCAACAGCTTCGGCATCGCATTTTGCATCATCGGCGTGATCATGATGATTTTGCTGCGAAGCATGACGAGCGGTCTCATCACGATGGTCCCGAATGTTCTGCCGGTGGGAATCGTGTTCGGATTGATCTCCTGGTATGGCTTGCCAGTCGACATTGGCACGATGGTCACAGCTTCGGTCGCATTGGGAATCGCGGTGGACGGAACCCTGCACCTGCTGACTTGGTTCCGCAAAGGCATTCTGGACGGAATGTCCCGTCACGAGGCAATTGCACGGGCTTTGGGTCATTGTGGACCGGCACTCTGGCAAACGAGTGCTACCGTCGCGATCGGAATGTTAATGCTCTACCCCTCCGAATTGCTGATCGTCAGCCGGTTCGGATGGCTGATGGCGGCCCTCATTTCCGCCGCTTTGGTCGCCGACCTGATAGTCCTTCCTGCATTGCTAGCGGGACCGCTGGGAGCACTTATCGAACGGGCGGTTTGGCAGCGTCATGGCGAACCGGTGCCGGTGGGTTACGTGCATCCCCACCTTCCTACAGGACCACACACCCACATGGTTTCGGTCAGTCCACACGAACATACCGTTATCGACTGA
- a CDS encoding DUF58 domain-containing protein has translation MRSDPEVQQMADTWQLGLPRMPVSGRAGELLGRGTGSSLEFQEHREYLPGDDIRHLDWAAYARADTLMLRMYREEISPRTEIFLDCSRSMLTSPPNAGTAVSMKSVVARQLAGLFVLLAARLGGRPQLTLLDDHTPLRRLELESLEELRNLDFSGLRPMSDTVAQNLIPPAKQSVRIVISDFLFPHDAEPMIRRLATGCSALWVLQTLHAWEADPTPLGGRRLIDVESGTESDLVLDEATIQGYRERFGRMQAELSRNCRRMHARFVPVIVDPGLAEVCRGPLAQSELIRPA, from the coding sequence ATGCGTAGTGACCCTGAAGTGCAGCAAATGGCCGACACCTGGCAGCTTGGTTTGCCACGGATGCCGGTCTCAGGACGGGCCGGTGAACTGCTTGGACGCGGAACGGGGAGCTCGCTCGAATTCCAAGAGCATCGCGAATACCTTCCCGGCGACGACATCCGCCACCTCGATTGGGCCGCTTACGCCCGTGCGGATACACTAATGCTGCGAATGTACCGGGAAGAAATCAGTCCCCGTACGGAAATCTTTCTCGATTGCAGCCGGTCCATGCTGACATCACCGCCAAACGCGGGCACAGCGGTTTCGATGAAATCGGTCGTTGCCCGACAGTTGGCCGGGTTGTTTGTCTTATTGGCGGCTCGATTGGGGGGACGTCCGCAGCTGACGTTGCTCGACGATCACACTCCACTTCGACGCCTTGAACTTGAGTCGCTTGAAGAACTCCGAAACCTCGATTTCTCCGGCCTGCGTCCAATGTCGGACACCGTCGCACAGAACTTGATTCCACCGGCTAAGCAGTCGGTACGAATCGTGATCAGCGACTTCCTGTTTCCCCACGACGCCGAACCGATGATTCGCCGATTGGCGACCGGGTGCAGTGCGTTGTGGGTGCTACAGACGCTGCATGCGTGGGAAGCTGATCCGACGCCGCTCGGGGGGCGACGGCTGATCGATGTCGAATCGGGTACGGAAAGCGATTTGGTTCTCGACGAAGCGACAATTCAGGGATATCGGGAACGCTTCGGACGGATGCAAGCGGAACTATCGCGAAACTGCCGACGGATGCACGCCCGATTCGTCCCGGTCATTGTCGACCCCGGACTGGCCGAGGTCTGCCGAGGACCGCTCGCCCAATCCGAACTCATTCGACCGGCGTGA